The following coding sequences are from one Arthrobacter sp. PvP023 window:
- a CDS encoding NAD kinase: MSRRVLVLAHTGREESLKAAWEACIQLHASGIVPVMQKSELKDMEGFFGRLEDPVEILHDHIQLPDVELVMVLGGDGTILRAAELVREVDVPLLGVNLGHVGFLAESERADLAQTVEWIASRDYTVEERMTIDVQVWVRGQKIWHTWALNEAAIEKGNRERMLEVVTEVDERPLTSFGCDGVVMATPTGSTAYAFSAGGPVVWPEVEALVIVPISAHALFAKPLVVSPRSRLAVEVLNRTDAQGVLWCDGRRSVDLPPGARVEVTRSATPVRLARTHQTPFSARLVRKFQLPIHGWRGPMPQTESVHTGPVPVIRTPRSMAPPAGPRLAGTSETDPTTAK; encoded by the coding sequence ATGAGCAGGCGTGTACTGGTCCTTGCCCACACCGGCCGCGAGGAATCACTGAAGGCTGCCTGGGAGGCGTGCATCCAGCTGCACGCCTCAGGCATTGTTCCGGTGATGCAAAAATCCGAACTCAAAGACATGGAGGGGTTTTTCGGGCGGCTCGAAGACCCCGTGGAGATCCTCCACGACCACATCCAGCTCCCCGACGTCGAGCTTGTGATGGTCCTGGGCGGCGACGGCACCATCCTCCGTGCCGCCGAACTGGTCCGGGAGGTGGACGTCCCGCTGCTGGGCGTTAACCTGGGCCATGTGGGCTTCCTCGCCGAGAGCGAGCGGGCGGACCTTGCGCAGACCGTCGAATGGATCGCCAGCCGCGACTATACGGTGGAAGAACGGATGACCATCGATGTCCAGGTCTGGGTCCGCGGACAAAAGATATGGCACACGTGGGCACTGAACGAGGCGGCCATCGAGAAAGGCAACCGGGAACGGATGCTCGAGGTGGTCACGGAAGTGGACGAGCGTCCGCTGACGTCGTTCGGCTGCGACGGCGTGGTGATGGCCACGCCCACCGGTTCGACGGCCTATGCCTTCTCGGCCGGCGGCCCCGTGGTCTGGCCGGAAGTGGAAGCCCTGGTGATCGTTCCCATCAGTGCCCACGCGCTGTTTGCCAAGCCGCTGGTGGTCTCGCCCCGGTCCAGGCTGGCCGTGGAGGTCCTGAACCGTACCGACGCCCAGGGTGTGCTGTGGTGCGACGGACGCCGGTCTGTGGACCTGCCGCCTGGCGCACGTGTTGAAGTGACCCGCTCGGCCACGCCCGTGCGGCTCGCGCGGACACACCAGACACCGTTCTCGGCGAGGTTGGTCCGAAAGTTCCAGCTCCCCATCCACGGGTGGCGCGGCCCCATGCCCCAGACCGAGTCCGTCCACACCGGCCCTGTACCCGTCATCCGTACCCCCAGGTCCATGGCGCCGCCTGCGGGTCCCCGGCTCGCCGGGACGTCCGAGACTGATCCGACGACTGCGAAGTGA
- a CDS encoding HAD-IIA family hydrolase, translating into MSGASLISRFDALLSDLDGVVYAGPHAIPGAVEALRQLAGIDIGLGYVTNNASRTPAQVAAHLRELGAPAEDEQVVSSSQAAGELLAGLLPAGARVLVTGSPALAHEVELVGLTPVHSAKDNPVAVVQGFNPEIGWRDLAEASYVIAGGALWVATNTDMSIPQARGIAPGNGTLVAAVAAATGQRPLVAGKPEAPLFRTAAKRLTSDRPLVVGDRLDTDILGGNNAGFATVAVLTGVDTRESILAARTAERPDFLINDLSDLYRPYPAVEEHDGGTFRCGSASAVVRGETVHISGVPGDLDSWRAACSAWWTANPQAETALTPAIEWLTH; encoded by the coding sequence ATGAGCGGTGCTTCATTGATTTCCCGGTTCGACGCCCTCCTGTCCGACCTTGACGGTGTTGTCTACGCCGGTCCCCACGCCATCCCGGGCGCCGTCGAGGCCCTCCGCCAACTGGCGGGTATCGACATCGGACTTGGCTACGTGACCAACAACGCGTCCCGGACCCCCGCCCAGGTGGCGGCGCACCTGCGTGAGCTTGGCGCGCCTGCCGAAGACGAGCAGGTGGTCAGTTCCTCGCAGGCTGCCGGCGAGCTGCTGGCGGGACTTCTTCCGGCGGGGGCGCGGGTCCTGGTGACCGGGAGCCCGGCGCTGGCGCATGAGGTGGAACTGGTTGGGCTGACACCCGTCCACAGTGCCAAGGACAACCCGGTGGCGGTGGTCCAGGGATTCAATCCCGAGATCGGCTGGAGGGACCTCGCTGAGGCTTCGTACGTCATCGCCGGCGGCGCCCTGTGGGTTGCCACCAACACGGACATGTCCATTCCGCAGGCCCGCGGCATCGCTCCGGGGAACGGAACCCTGGTGGCTGCCGTTGCTGCGGCCACCGGACAGCGGCCCCTGGTGGCCGGAAAGCCCGAGGCTCCGCTGTTCCGCACCGCCGCCAAACGGCTCACCTCCGACCGGCCGCTCGTCGTGGGCGACCGGCTGGACACCGACATCCTCGGCGGGAACAACGCCGGATTTGCCACGGTGGCAGTGCTCACCGGCGTCGACACCCGGGAATCCATCCTCGCCGCCCGCACGGCCGAGCGGCCGGACTTCCTCATCAACGACCTCAGCGATCTGTACCGCCCGTACCCCGCTGTGGAAGAGCACGACGGCGGCACGTTCCGTTGCGGTTCGGCCTCCGCCGTTGTGCGCGGAGAGACGGTCCACATCAGCGGAGTTCCGGGAGACCTCGACTCGTGGCGGGCAGCCTGCTCCGCGTGGTGGACGGCCAATCCGCAGGCGGAAACTGCCCTGACGCCGGCCATCGAGTGGCTGACGCACTAA
- the recN gene encoding DNA repair protein RecN: protein MLEELRIRDLGVITDATLPLGPGLSVVTGETGAGKTMVVTAVGLLLGARSDAGAVRSGAKSASAEAVLKLDAGHAAVVRALEAGAEVEEFDGGAELILARRLGADGRSRAYLGGRAAPVGVLAEIGESLVVVHGQSDQIRLKGALAQRGALDKFAGDTLAGPLGTYQALYSHWKASQAELDALRGAARDRLREAESLEIALAEIDEVDPQPGEDESLKAEAVKLANVEELRIAANTAHQALIAEDYGDEGDATTLVDAAKRTLEHVAEHDAELGAAAARLAEVGFLLNDIATELASYQAGLDSEGPERLAEIEDRRAALAKLVRKYAPSIDEVLVWAENARVRFDELQDDSTRIEALDAEVARTEAELKKQAAAISKVRGKAAKDLSARVSAELKALAMADATLVITIEPAAQLMPYGADEISFLLQPHSGAPARPLGKGASGGELSRVMLAIEVVLAAVDPVPTFVFDEVDAGVGGRAAVEIGRRLAMLAQHVQVLVVTHLPQVAAFADQHITVTKTSVRGADGGTATGFTSSDVRLLDGPERVKELARMLAGQEDSETAQAHAQELLDDAKLLPQRA from the coding sequence ATGCTTGAAGAACTGAGAATCCGCGACCTCGGCGTCATCACCGACGCAACCCTCCCGCTCGGCCCGGGCCTTAGCGTGGTGACCGGCGAAACCGGTGCCGGTAAGACCATGGTGGTCACCGCCGTCGGCCTCCTCTTGGGTGCCCGCTCGGATGCGGGCGCCGTGCGGAGCGGTGCGAAGAGCGCCTCGGCGGAAGCCGTCCTCAAATTGGACGCCGGGCACGCAGCGGTCGTACGCGCGTTGGAGGCGGGTGCTGAGGTGGAGGAGTTCGACGGCGGCGCTGAACTTATCCTTGCCCGGAGGCTGGGTGCGGATGGACGCAGCCGTGCCTACCTTGGCGGCCGCGCCGCCCCCGTGGGGGTCCTGGCGGAGATCGGCGAAAGCCTGGTGGTGGTCCACGGCCAGTCGGACCAGATCAGGCTGAAGGGGGCGCTTGCCCAGCGCGGTGCCTTGGACAAGTTTGCCGGCGACACCTTGGCCGGCCCGCTGGGTACCTACCAGGCCCTGTACAGCCACTGGAAAGCCAGCCAGGCGGAGCTGGACGCGCTGCGGGGCGCGGCTCGTGACAGGCTGCGGGAAGCAGAGTCGCTGGAGATCGCGCTGGCTGAAATCGATGAGGTGGACCCGCAACCGGGTGAGGACGAGTCCCTCAAGGCGGAGGCCGTGAAACTGGCCAACGTCGAAGAACTCCGGATTGCGGCGAACACCGCCCATCAGGCGCTCATCGCCGAGGACTACGGAGACGAAGGCGACGCCACCACGTTGGTGGATGCGGCGAAACGGACCCTGGAACATGTGGCCGAGCACGATGCCGAACTCGGCGCGGCAGCCGCCCGCCTGGCCGAGGTCGGCTTCCTGCTGAACGACATCGCCACGGAACTGGCGAGCTACCAGGCCGGGCTGGATTCAGAGGGGCCGGAGCGGCTCGCGGAGATCGAGGACCGACGGGCCGCGCTGGCCAAACTGGTCCGCAAGTATGCCCCCAGCATCGACGAGGTCCTGGTGTGGGCGGAGAACGCCCGCGTCCGGTTCGACGAACTGCAGGATGACTCCACCCGGATCGAGGCGCTGGACGCGGAAGTCGCCCGGACCGAGGCCGAGCTGAAGAAGCAGGCCGCCGCTATCAGCAAGGTCCGGGGCAAGGCCGCCAAAGATCTTTCTGCACGGGTCAGCGCCGAACTAAAGGCGCTGGCCATGGCCGACGCGACCCTGGTGATCACCATCGAGCCTGCCGCCCAGCTGATGCCGTACGGGGCGGACGAGATCTCGTTCCTGCTTCAGCCCCACTCCGGTGCGCCGGCCCGCCCGCTGGGCAAGGGTGCTTCCGGGGGCGAGCTGTCCCGCGTGATGCTGGCCATCGAGGTGGTGCTCGCCGCAGTGGATCCGGTGCCCACCTTTGTGTTCGACGAAGTGGACGCCGGCGTGGGCGGTCGGGCCGCCGTCGAGATCGGCCGCCGGCTGGCCATGCTGGCGCAGCATGTGCAGGTCCTGGTGGTCACGCACCTTCCTCAGGTTGCCGCGTTCGCTGACCAGCACATCACCGTCACTAAGACATCGGTCAGAGGGGCCGACGGCGGCACCGCCACCGGGTTCACATCCAGCGACGTGCGGCTCCTCGATGGCCCGGAAAGGGTCAAGGAGCTGGCCCGTATGCTTGCCGGCCAGGAAGATTCCGAAACAGCCCAGGCCCACGCCCAGGAGCTGCTGGACGACGCCAAGCTGCTGCCGCAGAGGGCCTGA
- a CDS encoding TlyA family RNA methyltransferase, whose amino-acid sequence MARLDQMLVTRGLARSRTHAARLIAEGKVSSDGTVLAKASAQVDDLTPLDVADDGQDSYVSRAGHKLAGALEAFPEVTAQGKRCLDAGASTGGFTEVLLRRGADHVVAVDVGHGQLVPQLRDDPRVSVHEGLNVRYMTPDEIGGPAALTVADLSFISLTLVLEPLAACTHPGGDLVLMVKPQFEIGKDRLGRTGVVNSERERRMAVEKVAHAALDAGLELRGLAASPLPGQDGNVEYFLWIKRRITTDLPKIEERDAAVAALLGTIWPNH is encoded by the coding sequence ATGGCCAGGCTTGACCAAATGCTCGTCACCCGTGGGCTGGCGAGATCCCGCACCCACGCCGCGCGCCTGATCGCCGAAGGCAAAGTCAGCTCCGACGGCACCGTTCTCGCGAAAGCCTCCGCCCAGGTGGATGACCTCACGCCCCTGGACGTAGCCGATGACGGGCAGGACAGCTACGTGAGCCGGGCCGGCCACAAACTGGCCGGGGCACTGGAGGCCTTTCCGGAAGTCACGGCTCAAGGCAAGCGCTGCCTGGACGCCGGTGCGTCCACCGGCGGCTTTACCGAGGTCCTGCTCAGGCGGGGTGCGGACCATGTGGTGGCTGTCGACGTCGGACACGGCCAGCTGGTGCCCCAGCTCAGGGACGACCCCCGCGTGTCGGTGCACGAAGGCCTCAATGTTCGTTACATGACGCCGGACGAGATTGGCGGCCCGGCCGCGCTGACGGTCGCTGACCTGTCGTTCATATCGCTGACCCTGGTGTTGGAGCCGCTGGCGGCGTGCACGCATCCCGGTGGCGACCTGGTCCTGATGGTCAAGCCGCAGTTCGAGATCGGCAAGGACCGGCTGGGCCGCACCGGCGTGGTGAATTCCGAGCGTGAACGCCGGATGGCGGTAGAAAAAGTCGCCCATGCGGCGCTCGACGCCGGCCTCGAACTTCGCGGCCTCGCGGCAAGCCCCTTGCCCGGCCAGGACGGAAACGTCGAATACTTCCTGTGGATAAAGCGCAGGATCACCACAGACTTGCCTAAGATCGAAGAGCGGGACGCAGCCGTTGCTGCGTTGCTCGGAACAATCTGGCCGAACCACTAG